A stretch of Bradyrhizobium sp. AZCC 2262 DNA encodes these proteins:
- the fabD gene encoding ACP S-malonyltransferase has product MTAAFTFPGQGSQAVGMGKALAEAFPAARAVFDEVDSALGEKLTAIIWDGPAETLQLTENAQPALMAVSIATLRVLETEAGFSVGRDAAFVAGHSLGEYSALAAADSLSVRDTARLLRTRGLAMQKAVPVGVGAMAALLGLDYEAAMAVAGEAAQGQVCQAANDNGGGQVVVSGDKAAVERALEIAKTKGAKRAMLLPVSAPFHCKLMQPAADAMAEALAGVTIKTPASPLVSNVLAAPVTDPDEIRRRLIEQITGTVRWRESVAFMAAHGVTRFFEIGAGKVLSGLVKRIADGAVGVSIGGPNDIAAAKDALAASA; this is encoded by the coding sequence ATGACGGCTGCATTTACGTTTCCGGGGCAGGGTTCCCAGGCGGTCGGCATGGGCAAGGCCCTGGCGGAGGCCTTTCCGGCCGCGCGGGCGGTATTCGACGAGGTCGATTCGGCGCTCGGCGAGAAGCTGACCGCCATCATCTGGGATGGCCCGGCCGAGACCCTCCAGCTCACCGAAAATGCTCAGCCGGCCCTGATGGCGGTCTCGATCGCCACGCTGCGGGTACTGGAGACCGAGGCGGGCTTTTCCGTCGGGCGGGATGCGGCCTTCGTCGCCGGCCATTCGCTCGGCGAATATTCCGCGCTTGCCGCCGCCGACAGCCTCAGTGTCAGGGATACCGCGCGGCTGCTGCGTACCCGCGGTCTTGCGATGCAAAAGGCGGTACCGGTCGGCGTCGGGGCCATGGCTGCACTGCTCGGGCTTGATTATGAGGCCGCGATGGCGGTTGCCGGCGAAGCCGCGCAGGGGCAGGTCTGCCAGGCGGCCAACGACAATGGTGGCGGACAGGTGGTCGTGTCCGGCGACAAGGCCGCCGTCGAGCGCGCGCTCGAAATCGCCAAGACCAAGGGCGCCAAGCGTGCAATGCTGCTGCCGGTGTCCGCGCCGTTCCATTGCAAGCTGATGCAGCCCGCGGCCGATGCGATGGCTGAGGCGCTGGCCGGTGTGACGATCAAGACGCCGGCCTCGCCGCTGGTGTCGAACGTGCTGGCGGCACCCGTCACCGATCCCGACGAGATTCGCCGCCGCCTGATCGAGCAGATCACCGGCACCGTGCGCTGGCGCGAGTCGGTGGCTTTCATGGCAGCGCACGGCGTCACGCGGTTCTTCGAAATCGGTGCCGGCAAGGTGCTGAGCGGGCTGGTCAAGCGCATCGCCGACGGCGCGGTCGGCGTGTCGATCGGGGGACCCAACGATATTGCGGCGGCCAAGGACGCATTGGCGGCTTCGGCCTAA
- a CDS encoding YicC/YloC family endoribonuclease, protein MALSSMTGFARSHGASGPYTFEWELKSVNAKGFDLRLRLPPGWDELEASAKKRAGEVLSRGTVYANLSVKRANAVSTVRINEDVLASIVKVAGELAGRIDAVAPSIDGLLGIKGVIEVVEPESDEAEDKAARDAAAAAFEQALAQLVEMRRREGVTLGQILMQRMDEIERLAKRAEAAPGRKPEAIRARLAEQVAALLETSERFDADRLNQEAILIATRADIREELDRIASHVTQAREMIGKGGPVGRRLDFLAQEFNREVNTCCSKSNDLELTQTGLEMKNVVEQFREQVQNLE, encoded by the coding sequence ATGGCGCTATCGAGCATGACCGGTTTTGCCCGGAGCCACGGCGCCAGCGGCCCCTATACGTTCGAATGGGAACTGAAATCGGTCAACGCCAAGGGTTTTGACCTGCGCTTGCGCCTGCCGCCCGGCTGGGACGAACTGGAGGCCTCTGCCAAGAAACGCGCCGGCGAGGTGCTGTCGCGAGGGACGGTCTATGCCAACCTCAGCGTCAAGCGCGCCAACGCGGTCTCCACCGTGCGTATCAATGAAGACGTGCTCGCCTCGATCGTGAAGGTCGCCGGCGAGCTGGCCGGCAGGATCGACGCCGTGGCGCCCAGCATCGACGGTCTCCTCGGCATCAAGGGCGTCATCGAGGTTGTCGAACCCGAAAGCGACGAGGCGGAAGACAAGGCGGCGAGGGATGCCGCTGCCGCCGCCTTCGAGCAGGCGCTCGCCCAACTGGTCGAAATGCGCCGCCGCGAGGGCGTGACGCTCGGGCAAATTCTCATGCAGCGCATGGATGAGATCGAGAGGCTGGCGAAGCGGGCGGAGGCAGCACCCGGCCGCAAGCCGGAGGCGATCAGGGCGCGCCTGGCCGAGCAGGTGGCGGCACTGCTGGAAACCTCCGAACGCTTTGACGCTGACCGGCTCAATCAGGAAGCAATCCTGATCGCGACCAGGGCCGATATCCGCGAAGAGCTCGATCGCATCGCCTCGCACGTGACGCAGGCCCGTGAGATGATCGGCAAGGGCGGACCGGTCGGCCGCCGGCTCGACTTCCTCGCCCAGGAATTTAACCGCGAGGTCAATACCTGCTGCTCCAAATCGAACGATCTGGAATTGACCCAGACCGGGCTCGAAATGAAGAACGTGGTCGAGCAATTCCGCGAGCAGGTCCAGAACCTGGAGTAA
- a CDS encoding TetR/AcrR family transcriptional regulator C-terminal domain-containing protein, whose product MAPKSVQTAPEVSADDPRHAARATRTAGRQMRSRLLDGASRLFRERGLAGTSISDIAAAADAFPSQITYYFRTKEALFVEAACREMLYLARATEQAALQARTPREYTHALAETVTATDTVAFFAEALTLTRRRQDLAPLVERTIERLHSEGARAYAGQVERHGWRSLRAPEESSRRFWAVAVGVMIEGHAMGRSAEDLCSEMLRVLGDQATTPPGTESARLRVVDDNDKPDRETSS is encoded by the coding sequence ATGGCCCCCAAGTCCGTTCAGACAGCTCCGGAAGTGTCCGCCGACGATCCCAGGCACGCCGCCCGCGCGACCCGGACCGCCGGTCGCCAGATGCGTTCGCGCCTCCTCGACGGCGCCAGCCGCCTGTTCAGGGAGCGGGGCCTTGCCGGCACCTCGATCTCGGACATCGCGGCGGCCGCGGACGCGTTTCCGAGCCAGATCACCTATTACTTCCGCACCAAGGAAGCCCTGTTCGTCGAAGCCGCCTGCCGCGAGATGCTCTATCTGGCGCGTGCGACCGAGCAGGCGGCGCTTCAGGCGCGCACGCCGCGGGAATACACACACGCGTTGGCGGAGACGGTGACGGCGACGGACACGGTGGCCTTCTTCGCCGAAGCCTTGACCCTGACCAGACGCCGTCAGGATCTTGCGCCTCTGGTTGAGCGCACCATCGAGCGTCTGCACAGCGAAGGCGCGCGCGCCTATGCAGGCCAGGTCGAGCGGCACGGCTGGCGCTCACTTCGCGCGCCCGAGGAAAGCTCGCGGCGGTTCTGGGCGGTTGCGGTCGGCGTCATGATCGAGGGCCATGCGATGGGGCGATCGGCAGAGGATTTGTGCAGCGAGATGCTGCGCGTGCTGGGCGATCAGGCCACGACACCGCCTGGGACCGAGAGCGCCAGGCTGCGCGTGGTTGACGACAACGACAAGCCCGACAGGGAGACCTCATCATGA
- the gmk gene encoding guanylate kinase produces the protein MTAGGFDGVERRGLMFVLSSPSGAGKTTLSRMLLEREPGLKMSVSATTRSMRPGEVEGHDYFFVDKPKFEAMVAQGELLEWATVFDNLYGTPRAPVEAALSAGQDVLFDIDWQGTQQLHQKASVDVVRVFILPPSAADLEKRLHTRAQDSDEVIRGRMSRATHELSHWAEYDYIVVNHNVDDAFAEVQSILKAERLKRERRTGLTEFVRKLQRQLEK, from the coding sequence ATGACGGCTGGAGGTTTCGACGGAGTTGAGCGACGCGGGCTGATGTTCGTGCTGTCGTCGCCCTCGGGCGCGGGCAAGACCACGCTGTCGCGCATGCTGCTTGAGCGCGAGCCGGGTCTCAAGATGTCCGTTTCGGCGACGACACGCTCGATGCGACCGGGCGAGGTCGAGGGTCATGATTATTTCTTTGTCGACAAACCCAAATTCGAGGCGATGGTCGCGCAGGGCGAACTGCTCGAATGGGCGACGGTGTTCGACAATCTTTACGGAACGCCGCGTGCGCCGGTCGAAGCGGCATTGTCGGCGGGACAGGACGTTTTGTTCGACATCGACTGGCAGGGCACCCAGCAGCTGCATCAGAAGGCGAGCGTCGATGTGGTTCGGGTGTTCATCCTGCCGCCATCGGCCGCCGATCTGGAGAAACGGCTGCACACGCGGGCGCAGGACTCCGACGAGGTGATTCGCGGGCGCATGAGCCGCGCCACTCACGAACTCAGTCACTGGGCGGAATACGACTATATCGTCGTCAACCACAACGTCGATGACGCGTTCGCCGAGGTGCAGTCGATCCTCAAGGCCGAGCGGCTCAAGCGTGAGCGCCGCACCGGCCTCACCGAGTTCGTGCGCAAGCTGCAGCGCCAGTTGGAAAAATAG
- the rpsR gene encoding 30S ribosomal protein S18, which translates to MAEAGARRPFFRRRKTCPFTGPNAPKIDYKDSKLLMRYVSERGKIVPSRITAVSAKKQRELARAIKRSRFLGLLPYVIR; encoded by the coding sequence ATGGCTGAAGCTGGTGCACGCCGTCCGTTTTTCCGTCGCCGCAAGACCTGCCCGTTCACGGGTCCGAATGCGCCGAAGATCGACTACAAGGATTCCAAGCTGTTGATGCGTTACGTCTCCGAGCGCGGCAAGATCGTGCCGAGCCGCATCACCGCCGTCTCCGCCAAGAAGCAGCGTGAACTCGCGCGCGCCATCAAGCGCTCGCGTTTCCTCGGCCTGCTGCCCTACGTCATTCGCTAA
- the fabG gene encoding 3-oxoacyl-[acyl-carrier-protein] reductase, translated as MFDLTGRTALVTGATGGIGGAIAQALHGQGATVAISGTRREVLDSFAGKLGDRVHVLPCNLSDSADVEALVPAAEAAMGQVDILIANAGITRDNLFVQLRDEDWDDVIQVNLTATFRLARAATKLMMRKRFGRIIAITSIVGVTGNPGQANYTASKAGIIGLIKTLGAEYAKRNVTANCIAPGFIKTPMTDALNDKQRETILTKVPAARLGTPEDIAAAAVYLASNEAAYVTGQTIHVNGGMAMI; from the coding sequence ATGTTCGATTTGACGGGCAGGACGGCGCTGGTGACCGGCGCGACCGGCGGCATTGGCGGGGCGATTGCGCAGGCGTTGCATGGGCAGGGCGCGACGGTGGCTATTTCCGGAACGCGCCGCGAGGTGCTGGATTCGTTTGCCGGCAAGCTTGGCGATCGCGTCCATGTGCTGCCGTGCAACCTTTCCGACAGCGCTGATGTCGAGGCGCTGGTGCCGGCGGCGGAAGCTGCGATGGGACAGGTCGACATCCTGATCGCCAATGCCGGCATCACGCGTGACAACCTTTTCGTGCAGTTGCGCGACGAGGACTGGGACGACGTCATCCAGGTCAATCTGACCGCGACCTTCCGTCTCGCCCGCGCTGCCACCAAACTGATGATGCGCAAGCGCTTCGGCCGGATCATTGCGATCACCTCGATCGTCGGCGTGACCGGCAACCCCGGCCAGGCCAACTACACCGCGTCGAAGGCCGGAATCATCGGCCTGATCAAGACGCTGGGTGCGGAATACGCCAAGCGCAACGTGACCGCCAATTGCATCGCGCCGGGGTTCATCAAGACGCCGATGACGGATGCGCTCAACGACAAGCAGCGCGAGACCATCCTGACGAAGGTTCCTGCGGCGCGGTTGGGGACGCCGGAGGACATCGCCGCGGCGGCCGTCTATCTCGCCTCGAACGAGGCGGCCTACGTCACCGGCCAGACGATTCACGTCAACGGCGGAATGGCCATGATTTGA
- a CDS encoding fatty acid desaturase family protein encodes MTALRMRARDFLNEDQLIAVRQRVTWKGAALIVHAWALILGSIALVAWWPNPLTLLLAVGIIGSRQLGLAILMHDGAHGCLSADEKVNLTLSQWFCAYPIFAETRAYRRYHLQHHARTQQEDDPDLVLSAPFPITGMSYRRKFVRDITGQTGYQQRKAQFLNALGPKEWPLARRAAHFWEKLGPQFVVNAVMFAGLAAAGVWWAYPLLWLLPLLTWQMVITRIRNIAEHAVVPDSNDPLRNTRTTHANFLERLFIAPYYVNYHLEHHLLFYVPCYNLPRVHRILSESRYADRMEVQPNYAAVLRLATARPDHEDRPGNVVSSARRARAGKEVGGDQQAGGF; translated from the coding sequence ATGACCGCGCTTCGCATGCGTGCCCGCGATTTTCTGAACGAGGATCAACTGATCGCCGTCCGCCAGCGCGTGACGTGGAAGGGGGCCGCCCTGATCGTGCATGCATGGGCGCTGATATTGGGCTCGATCGCACTGGTAGCGTGGTGGCCCAATCCGCTGACCCTTTTGCTGGCGGTCGGCATCATCGGCTCGCGCCAGCTCGGACTTGCGATCCTGATGCATGACGGCGCGCATGGATGCCTGTCGGCGGACGAGAAGGTCAACCTGACGCTCAGCCAATGGTTCTGCGCCTATCCGATCTTCGCCGAGACCCGCGCCTATCGCCGCTATCACCTGCAGCACCATGCGCGCACGCAACAGGAAGACGATCCCGATCTGGTGCTGTCCGCGCCGTTTCCGATCACCGGAATGAGCTATCGCCGCAAGTTCGTGCGCGATATCACCGGGCAGACCGGCTATCAGCAGCGCAAGGCGCAGTTCTTGAACGCGCTCGGGCCAAAGGAATGGCCGCTCGCACGACGCGCCGCGCACTTCTGGGAGAAGCTTGGTCCGCAATTTGTCGTCAACGCCGTGATGTTCGCGGGCCTTGCCGCCGCCGGCGTGTGGTGGGCCTATCCGCTGCTATGGCTGTTGCCGCTACTCACCTGGCAGATGGTCATCACCCGCATCCGCAACATCGCCGAACATGCAGTCGTTCCCGACTCGAACGATCCCCTGCGCAACACCCGCACCACGCACGCGAATTTTCTCGAGCGGCTGTTCATCGCACCCTATTACGTCAACTACCACCTCGAGCATCATCTGCTGTTCTACGTGCCCTGTTACAATCTTCCGCGCGTCCACCGCATACTCAGTGAAAGCCGGTATGCGGATCGCATGGAGGTGCAGCCGAACTACGCCGCCGTGCTGCGGCTTGCCACCGCCAGGCCGGACCACGAGGACAGGCCGGGCAATGTCGTGAGCAGCGCGCGCCGCGCCCGGGCCGGCAAAGAGGTTGGCGGCGACCAGCAAGCGGGCGGCTTCTAG
- the rplI gene encoding 50S ribosomal protein L9, whose protein sequence is MEVILLERVAKLGQMGEVVRVKDGFARNFLLKRGKALRATADNRAKFDGMKAELEANNLKAKGEATKVAEKINGRNVVVLRQASETGQLFGSVSVRDIIASFEADGVTISRSQVLLDAPIKTIGKHEIAIAVHPEVEVSVSVTVARSAEEAERINRGEDISTRQEDQDAAAEALAAAGEFFDPEAQHDDEAPAPASTEK, encoded by the coding sequence ATGGAAGTCATCTTGCTGGAACGCGTCGCCAAGCTCGGTCAGATGGGCGAAGTCGTCCGCGTCAAGGACGGGTTTGCTCGCAACTTTCTGCTTAAGCGCGGCAAGGCGCTGCGCGCCACCGCCGATAACCGCGCCAAGTTCGACGGCATGAAGGCCGAGCTCGAGGCCAACAACCTCAAGGCCAAGGGCGAAGCGACCAAGGTCGCGGAGAAGATCAACGGCCGCAACGTGGTCGTGCTGCGTCAGGCTTCCGAGACCGGCCAGTTGTTTGGCTCGGTCAGCGTGCGCGACATCATCGCTTCCTTCGAGGCCGACGGCGTCACCATCAGCCGCAGCCAGGTCCTGCTCGATGCGCCGATCAAGACCATCGGCAAGCACGAGATCGCCATCGCCGTGCATCCGGAAGTCGAAGTCAGCGTCAGCGTCACCGTGGCGCGCAGCGCCGAGGAGGCCGAGCGCATCAACCGCGGCGAGGACATCTCGACCCGTCAGGAAGACCAGGACGCCGCCGCCGAGGCGCTCGCCGCAGCCGGCGAGTTCTTCGATCCGGAAGCCCAGCACGACGACGAGGCGCCGGCGCCCGCTTCGACCGAGAAGTAA
- a CDS encoding acyl carrier protein yields the protein MSEIGERVKKIVVEHLGVEPDKVVDNASFIDDLGADSLDTVELVMAFEEEFGCEIPDDAAETILTVGDATKFLEKNAKS from the coding sequence ATGAGTGAGATTGGCGAGCGGGTTAAGAAGATTGTGGTCGAACACCTCGGTGTTGAACCCGATAAGGTTGTAGACAACGCAAGTTTCATCGACGACCTCGGCGCCGACAGTCTCGACACCGTCGAGCTTGTGATGGCATTTGAAGAAGAGTTCGGTTGCGAAATCCCCGATGACGCCGCCGAGACGATTTTGACCGTCGGCGACGCCACGAAGTTTCTCGAGAAGAACGCGAAAAGCTGA
- a CDS encoding PaaI family thioesterase, with the protein MSANNDPDFAPIATRIRDNVGRQGFMTHIGAELSELTRGTCTLAVDRRPELLQQHGLFHGGVTAFLVDNATTVAAATSRGQSALTAEYKLNLLSPATGERLICRARVIKSGRQVAVVAADVFCVIDGKEKHTATALASIAMLDEKAAARIPSPA; encoded by the coding sequence ATGAGTGCGAACAACGATCCCGACTTCGCGCCGATCGCGACCCGTATCCGCGACAATGTCGGCCGCCAAGGCTTCATGACTCATATCGGGGCGGAGCTGTCCGAGCTGACGCGCGGCACGTGCACGCTTGCGGTCGACCGCCGGCCGGAACTGTTGCAGCAGCACGGCCTGTTCCACGGCGGCGTCACCGCCTTCCTGGTCGATAACGCCACCACGGTTGCGGCCGCGACATCGCGGGGGCAGTCGGCGCTGACGGCGGAATACAAATTGAACCTGCTGTCGCCGGCGACCGGCGAGCGCCTGATCTGCCGGGCGCGCGTCATCAAGTCCGGACGTCAGGTCGCCGTGGTTGCGGCCGACGTGTTCTGCGTGATCGACGGCAAAGAGAAGCACACCGCGACCGCGTTGGCGTCGATTGCCATGCTCGACGAAAAAGCGGCTGCCAGAATCCCAAGCCCGGCCTGA
- the fabF gene encoding beta-ketoacyl-ACP synthase II, with protein sequence MRRVVVTGLGMVTPLGCGVDTTWTRILNGQSGAKQIDTFEVADLASRIACVIPRGDGSDGTFNPDQWMEPKEQRKVDDFIIFAMAAARQALDDADWHPSTEEDKCATGTLIGSGIGGLSGIADTALLLKERGPRRVSPFFIPGRLINLASGYVSIEHGLKGPNHSVVTACSTGAHAIGDGARLIALGDADVMVAGGTESPICRLAMAGFCAARALSTGFNETPERASRPYDRDRDGFVMGEGAGVVVLEEYEHAKKRGARIYAEVVGYGLSGDAYHITSPSPDGDGGFRSMSAAIKRAGIAISDIDYINAHGTSTQIGDEIELGAVERMLGNAASKVSMSSTKSSTGHLLGAAGAIEAIFSILAIRDNVAPPTINLENPSVETAIDLVPQTARKREINVALSNSFGFGGTNASVIVQRMAD encoded by the coding sequence ATGAGGCGGGTTGTCGTCACGGGGCTGGGCATGGTTACGCCGCTCGGCTGCGGCGTTGACACAACGTGGACGCGTATCCTCAACGGCCAGAGCGGCGCCAAGCAGATCGACACATTCGAAGTCGCGGATCTTGCGAGCCGGATCGCCTGCGTAATTCCACGCGGCGACGGCAGTGATGGCACCTTCAATCCCGACCAGTGGATGGAGCCAAAGGAACAGCGCAAGGTCGACGACTTCATCATCTTTGCGATGGCTGCGGCGCGCCAGGCGCTCGACGACGCCGACTGGCACCCCTCGACCGAAGAAGACAAATGCGCCACCGGCACCCTGATCGGATCGGGGATCGGCGGCCTGTCCGGCATTGCCGACACGGCGCTGCTGCTGAAGGAACGCGGGCCGCGCAGGGTATCGCCGTTCTTCATCCCGGGGCGTCTGATCAATCTCGCGTCCGGCTATGTCTCGATCGAGCACGGCCTCAAAGGCCCCAACCATTCCGTGGTGACGGCGTGTTCGACCGGCGCGCATGCGATCGGCGATGGTGCCAGGCTGATTGCGCTCGGCGACGCCGACGTCATGGTGGCGGGCGGAACCGAATCGCCGATCTGCCGGCTGGCGATGGCGGGCTTCTGCGCGGCGCGCGCGCTCTCGACTGGCTTCAACGAGACGCCGGAAAGAGCCTCACGGCCCTATGACAGGGATCGCGATGGATTCGTGATGGGCGAGGGCGCCGGCGTCGTTGTGCTCGAGGAATATGAGCACGCGAAAAAGCGTGGTGCGCGAATCTATGCCGAAGTGGTGGGCTACGGCCTGTCGGGCGACGCCTATCACATCACCTCGCCGTCGCCGGATGGCGACGGAGGCTTCCGCAGCATGAGCGCGGCGATCAAGCGCGCCGGGATCGCGATATCCGATATCGACTACATCAACGCCCACGGCACTTCGACACAAATCGGCGACGAGATCGAACTCGGCGCGGTGGAGCGAATGCTCGGCAACGCCGCCTCCAAGGTGTCGATGTCGTCGACGAAATCGTCCACCGGGCACCTGCTCGGTGCTGCCGGTGCGATCGAGGCCATTTTCAGTATCCTTGCGATTCGCGATAACGTTGCTCCGCCCACCATCAATTTGGAAAATCCGTCGGTGGAAACGGCAATCGATCTGGTGCCGCAGACGGCGCGCAAGCGCGAGATTAACGTCGCGCTGTCGAATTCCTTCGGTTTCGGGGGCACCAATGCCTCCGTGATCGTTCAGCGCATGGCTGACTAG
- the rpsF gene encoding 30S ribosomal protein S6: protein MPLYEHVFLARQDASTQQVEELTTQMTGIVEGLGGKITKTENWGVRSLTYRMNKNRKAHFVLMNIDAPSAAVTEIERQERISEDVIRYLTVRVEEHEEGPSAMMRKADRDRERDDRGGGFRGDREGGFRGDREGGGFRGDRGPRRPREDAVEATEEE, encoded by the coding sequence ATGCCTCTTTATGAGCATGTTTTTCTCGCGCGTCAGGATGCGAGCACCCAGCAGGTCGAAGAGCTGACCACCCAGATGACGGGCATCGTCGAAGGGCTCGGCGGCAAGATCACCAAGACCGAGAACTGGGGCGTGCGTTCGCTCACCTACCGCATGAACAAGAATCGCAAGGCACACTTCGTGCTGATGAACATCGATGCGCCCTCCGCTGCGGTCACCGAGATCGAGCGGCAGGAGCGGATCTCTGAAGACGTCATCCGCTATCTCACCGTCCGCGTCGAAGAGCACGAGGAAGGTCCCTCGGCGATGATGCGCAAGGCCGATCGTGACCGCGAGCGCGACGATCGCGGCGGCGGCTTCCGTGGCGACCGCGAAGGCGGTTTCCGTGGCGATCGTGAAGGCGGTGGCTTCCGCGGCGACCGTGGTCCGCGCCGTCCGCGCGAAGACGCCGTTGAAGCGACGGAAGAGGAGTAA
- the mltG gene encoding endolytic transglycosylase MltG yields MSERPPISPRSPRAALEPEQVPPPPRRSERARNPFVVVGNAIITILIILMIGAGTVYYYGRQMLETPGPLREDKIVNIPSRAGKRDIADALLREGVINVNPWVFIGGVFALKASSDLKPGEYSFQKNASLRDVIATIVEGKVVQHAVTIPEGLTSEQIVARLTDNDIFAGSVREMPREGTLLPETYKFPRGTTREQVIQRMQQTQKRVLAEIWERRNPDVLVKSPEQLVTLASIIEKETGRADERSRVAAVFTNRLRQRIKLQSDPTIIYGLVGGKGTLGRPIKRSEITQPSPYNTYVIEGLPPGPIANPGRASLEAAANPARTRDLFFVADGTGGHTFTETYDQHQKNVAKLRALEKQIQNDTVEPSEDAPPPTAAGAPPDTNPTAATPRPAAPAKKPPARPAAPAPAPATAPARQGAAQSTTTPPVVQR; encoded by the coding sequence ATGAGTGAGAGGCCGCCCATTTCACCACGAAGCCCGCGCGCTGCGTTGGAGCCCGAGCAGGTGCCGCCGCCGCCGAGGCGGTCGGAGCGTGCCCGCAATCCTTTCGTGGTGGTCGGCAATGCCATCATCACTATCCTGATCATCCTGATGATCGGGGCGGGGACGGTGTACTATTACGGCAGGCAAATGCTGGAGACCCCGGGCCCGCTGCGGGAAGACAAGATCGTCAACATTCCTTCGCGTGCCGGCAAGCGCGACATCGCCGACGCGCTGCTGCGCGAGGGCGTGATCAACGTCAATCCCTGGGTATTTATCGGCGGCGTGTTTGCGCTCAAGGCGAGTTCCGACCTCAAGCCCGGCGAATATTCTTTCCAGAAGAATGCCAGCCTGCGCGACGTCATCGCCACCATCGTCGAGGGCAAGGTGGTACAGCACGCCGTCACTATCCCGGAAGGCCTGACCTCCGAACAGATCGTGGCGCGGCTCACTGACAACGACATCTTCGCTGGGAGCGTGCGGGAAATGCCGCGCGAAGGTACGCTGTTGCCGGAAACCTACAAATTCCCGCGCGGCACCACGCGCGAGCAGGTGATCCAGCGCATGCAGCAGACCCAGAAGCGGGTGCTCGCGGAGATCTGGGAACGCCGCAATCCGGATGTTCTGGTCAAGTCGCCGGAGCAGCTCGTCACGCTGGCCTCGATCATCGAGAAGGAAACCGGCCGTGCCGACGAGCGCAGCCGCGTCGCCGCCGTATTCACCAATCGCCTGCGGCAGAGGATCAAGCTGCAGTCCGATCCGACCATTATCTACGGTCTGGTCGGCGGCAAGGGAACGCTGGGCCGGCCGATCAAGCGCTCCGAGATCACGCAGCCTTCGCCCTACAACACCTATGTGATCGAAGGACTGCCGCCCGGACCGATCGCCAATCCGGGCCGCGCCTCGCTCGAAGCGGCCGCCAACCCGGCGCGCACGCGCGACCTGTTCTTCGTGGCCGACGGCACCGGCGGGCACACCTTTACCGAGACCTACGACCAGCACCAGAAGAACGTCGCCAAGCTGCGGGCGCTCGAAAAACAGATTCAGAACGATACCGTCGAACCGTCCGAGGATGCGCCGCCGCCGACGGCGGCTGGAGCGCCGCCCGACACCAATCCAACCGCGGCGACGCCACGGCCGGCGGCGCCAGCGAAAAAGCCGCCGGCCCGTCCTGCGGCGCCTGCCCCTGCGCCCGCGACGGCGCCAGCCCGCCAGGGCGCCGCGCAGTCGACCACGACACCGCCGGTGGTTCAGCGCTGA